Part of the Quercus robur chromosome 5, dhQueRobu3.1, whole genome shotgun sequence genome, tttttttcttttcagcaaAAATAGTCATATCTTTTTCACGAAAATTCAAATAGTCAATCTTaacacttattaaaaaaatagcttGGATCTAAGAAGAAAGAGTAAGAAACAGCCAACACAGTAACACAGATGTTGTAGTATAGTTGTTTGCCAGTTGGGTTGTATCATTTTCATGGGCCAATTTGTAACTTATTGGGAGCAGGGGGggccaaaaataattattttgggcTCAATCGTTAAACTATTCATTAAATGTGTATACCATTactagttaaaaataaaaaaattaaaaaaaaaaattacggaggggggggggggcaatggcccccctctGCCCTTTACTAGTTTCGTCTCTAGATAATATAATAGCAATGGAAAGAGAGTGCTTTTGAAGAGAGTCCAATCCCGATTTGCAAAAACATTAAGTCAGTTAAAATGCAGCAATTGTGATACGTTATTTCTTGCAGATAGTGAATGAGCTGTTATTGCTTCCTGACACTAATGTGAATGCGCTAACATGAGACCATAAAACAACCTTTGACATAGCTGATGGAATGCCTTGTAAAGCAGGTCTACTTTTAGCTTATAGGATCTAATAAGTCTTAACCAATTCTTTGATGATGAAACAACCACAACGAATAGAAtgcaactaaaaaaacaaatcttaTGAAATTCGCAGGTTTAGCTATGAACGATTtaggtttaaaaaataaaaataaaaataaaaaatctcaccAAACTTTCTCtaataagagaataaaaaactCACCTTGTGTTAAATACACTGCCTTTGGTTTTTCAGAAACGGTATGTAACGACCCCACCTCAACTGTGTAaatattgtccactttggggtccatacccctcatggttttgttcttccccaGATTACActggggaaaaggcctctacacattagagggaggtcattccttataaacacatttccatgtgcttccctaggcaaTGTGGGATTCCGTGGAATGTAAGAccccccctttttgggtcactacaatccacccccaTTACAAGCACACGCGTTCTCGCGTGTGGGGCCCACACTTCCGGCTAGGGCATGGCTCTACTCCACAAaatgggccctaacgaggacgatAGGGATttagtgggggagattgtgattccccaatttgattgattgtatgatgtgtgatgagtcccacattgggtatttactaggtagatctgggctttattaacaactacaaggagcttAATTGTGACTAGTTTTTTTGAGGTATAacgcagatgtggctagtgcTTTTTCCTTGGATTGTTACACGGCAGCAACTGAAAGGATCTAAAAATCGAAGATAGCagaacacacaaaaaaaacctgtgatgaaaaataaaactaaaactgaATAAAACTTTCccaagaaacaaacaaaggcCTACACAGAACAAAACccacaattaaaaaatcaaaggtTTAGCAAAACTGAGCTACTTACGTAGCTAATAAGAGGGTTCACGCCACTGTTGTGTTTGGGTGTGAAAGCAAGGCCAGAGAGATTGAAGGTTTAGGTCCATTGGTCATTGTTGCTGTTAGGAAAATCAACAaagaatttgaaagaaaaataaataaataaaaagaggtgGAAAATTGTGATGGGGCTgcgtgaagaagaagaagaagatggaagaaAAATAGAGTTGATCGGCGTTGAGAGATCTTAGAGAAAGACAACCTGCGtgctgagtttgtgtttgtgtctattgggtttttttttttttttttttttttttaaagataaagtaTCAGGTTTTattcaaaagaagaagagataagtatcaggttttattttggagagaaaaatggtgcttttaattaaattttttttttttaaatattgtgttgtgctgatatgaaaaattatggTGTCAGCAAagacttcggttttatatatgagaaatgatatgtctacaacatttttacaacaaatcctaagtggcaggttgttactggttgttattgttagggcaaaaatgtaatcttagtgttagtttcaaatttgaaccaataacaactaaccacctgtgatttgttgtaaaaatgttgtagacgtagcatctctctttatatatataataactagtcgctaacctgtgcTATGTACAGGAAAGTTtggcaattttattttaattattatacatatttattttctttattaagtactaataaattaaaaaatgtcaattaatttcatattaacatgatataatattatatatgttatcTCTAGAGTATATATGAACAAATAAATCAAGATTAATAGTAATTTGAGGGTTATCTCATAGGTTCATATAACAATTTCCACATTAAAATTGCAATGATATAACAACAAAAACTCACAtacaaataaatatgaaaataatttgtttatgcTTGTATGCTTCCACTTCTCATGGATGGAAATCTCCATAACTGTATACGGTCGTATCTCTATATTGTTGTACATTCTACAAAAAGATTGTACTTTTGTATGATGTAGTCTCATTTTTCACCTCAAGGTAAAGTTAAACATGGccccaaacaacaacaaaaagttgTTTTTAGGCCCTTAGCaatgttctttcttttccatgGTACCCTAGATACTCCTAAAAGTGCAGCTTATATgtcttgaaaaagaaaataacttatTAACTTCCTTGACAATAACAAACAGTAAAAAAGACCTCCCTATGAAAATGtccatttaacaaaataataatcatatCCTTTAGTTTCACTAATCCATAGTTgaagaaaagtgaggttttaatattagaaaaaaatacactttccacCAGTTTCTTCCTTCACCCTTTTAACAAAATCCTCCATCTTATAATTGATGCAAACATTAGCTCCACAATCCTTGCAAACAGCTAATTTTTCATCATTCCTTGCTAAACACAatctaaaatatattatacatgGAAACTAAACTTATGCATGCATTAGAAGAAAAGTGATATTGTACTGTCAACAACAATACTGAATTGCAAATGTACCAATACTCCcatgaaaatcaagttttaatatTCATCCGTTATGCATTGAAGGTACCATATATCATACATAGTTGTTAATACTATCATCAATCACATATATTGTCTAACTTCTCTTATCATAAATATTTCAGATTTTATGGGGggaaaattaaaagagaaaatgtgtttttttttttttttttttttgttttttgttttttttgttttagaaagaGCTACAATGGCAACCTTCTAGGCTGGACCATGTTGTCCTTTACTTTATGGTTGTAgtcaataaaatcaacattaAGCAAGCAAGAATTTTAGTTCAAGTTGATCAAATGATGCGTGTGAAGAGTGGCAAAAAAACATCTTTGAATGTAAAATATGATTCCACTCATCATATCATAACTTAAAGATTACTTCCAAACAGCTTTGTTATGTTAATGAAGTCAGCAACAGAAAGCATAGATGTGAAGGTTTATTGACATATTAGAGACTTGCAGTAGAATTTAACTTGCATTTTCTTTATGCCTAACATCATAAAGAGAAAAACATGACTTAAtgtacaaagaaaacaaaaacttgggAAGAGAGCAACTTTTTGATAAAGTAGTATTAAAATTACTACAACTTGAATCCACCCAATAAATTACACCCATGACAAACTAAACACTTTACAATTGAACAGATATAGGATAGCCTCCTCTAATAATACTTTGCCACTAAATAATCTTGCATTTTTCtaaatccaaatatatatatatatatatatatatatatatatgcaaccCAAGCCAACTTGAATAATGAGGAATTACATTTAGGATGTAACCAACTGAGATTTGAGGACTAATTTGTACATGAGTTTTGACATTTGACATGatttatatcaatttataaaCCAATAACCCacaaattggaaaaaaaatcttaaaaattattaatttcaagaaaatttctaaaattagaaCGTAGCATAAAACCAAGAATGCACAATCCAAACATAAATCAAAAGGTGTGGGAATGAACACATTAGATAGTccaaataattatatttccaCTATTCAAAACCAAGATAGCATATCCCCAGTTTGCATAATGCAAAAATGCACACCTCAGGTACAATGTCTAAGATATTTATGATTATTGcgataaataaaagtaaataaacataaaaacagAACTTAGTGGGTCATCATCAAATAGTTTATGACAGTTCATCTATACTATAGTTCCAACACCTGTTCAGGCTTGTAAACTAACGTAAGTGCAAAAATGTCAAGTAAAACCAATTGCTCTTAGAGGCCTTTTGTCAAACACTTAGCATATATAACCAAGAAATAGAACTTGGTTAATCTAGAGGTGCTGTAATAGAGGGAAGCAATATTTCCAGTACCTAAAGAATATTTAGAATAATGGAATATACAAATTAGAAACATATTGATGCCTCCTATTAGAAGCAATAAGATTTTGATCTTCACTATTTACATCAAAAGAAGAATTGCTAAGCATGAAAAGCCATAAAATGTTGGCTTCAAGGAGAATTAAATGCTTATACAATAGTGGCGGTGAACAACAGAAAAGGCTAACTGTTATaatagtgctttttttttttgctttgtttttgcttctctatttcAAGTAATTCAGCCTCAACATTGCAAGTGACGGCTGTGGCCAACCTTAGGAGTATATTTCTGCAAGGAGTAATGGAATCAATTAAGATAGCCCATTCAGTTGCACACTCTATTGTCTTTGCATCTTTGTACTACATCAACCCCTCTAATTCACAAAGCTTGAAATtatctttcaaaattatataccaAATGGCTAGGACCAAGTCCAGGTTCAATGTCAATCCCACAACCAATACTCAAGCAAATCATGAAAAATCTCCAAGGTACGACCTTATATTCACATACTCACAGTTCATTTCCAAATTTACGCTCAAGAACACCAAGCCACCTCTAAATTAGACCCAAATTCATTCTCaatgaaaaatttttaatttgcagAGAAATTCCCAAAATCTAAAGTTAATGCACAAACCCACcataaatgaatcataaaaaaatcatacctatttcttatttttccctAAACTTTCAAATACACTTGAAATCCCTAatggaacccaaaaaaaaaaattattatctaaaacttcctatcaaattttgaatttatctGTAAATCAAAGGCTCACAAATCAGTGCCTACAtagaaaccttaaaaaaaaaaaaagaatccaaatTTACAAAGGGAAGGAAACCACATTAAAATtgcaataatatatatagattaaaaacTCATTAACTTTAGGACACCCgtttaaaaatcaatatatttaaataagcTACTATTTAATTCCacataataacataaataatttagaaattatcATTGAGATTATTATTCAATACTCAAATATGGGATGAACAGAACTTGGGTTGAATCCAGCTGAGGCTGCCTAATTTCAGAGTCTGGTTTTAACACGACTTTGTTCATCACAATGACAATTATAACCTTGCCCATTTGTGCAAATTACACCACTCCTAGTAGCTCTCTAGAGTCTGGCCCACTGACATATCTAACTCAATTGAGATTTTAACTCTTTTGAGTAGGAAGTCCAACTCAATACACTTTTCCTTCAGTGGCTGCTCAGATTGTAATAACTCTAGGGACTTTCAATCTCAGCTCTTGTAGGTAAGTGCTGCttatattttgatcatggtcTGCTTGACCATCTTTTGATTAGTAATTAATGTTAATACTTTGATGGGTCATCATGCTTTTTATTGGTATTGATTGCTTTGAAGTGATTTCAGGCATTTAAATGGTTTTGATTCTGCTTATGTAAGTACCATGTTGAATCTTTATGCTCTGCAGTACTTTGTAGACCATGAAATAAAcacagaaaagaaggaaaaaaacaaaaacaaaaaaaaaaatgttttctggGATATCTTACCAATCCATATGAATATGTATATGTGAATATTTTCAATATTGTAGATTGACTTGCTTAAAATGGTGGTGACTGGTGAGGAATGGCCAATAGCCAGTACATAGTATGTGAATGGCTTTGATTATGATTCATCAAAGTCATACTACTTTGTGCAAGAAATTTAGATTTGCTTGGGAACCCAACTTTGCCTCAAGCTGGCCTGTGGCTATATCATAATAAAAGCAAGGCCAAGATAAAATTTTAAGGCCCTAAACAGGAGTATCACGTGTTTTAAGAAATTCTTGCCATTGTTGATACTATCATAATCGATGTCTTTATATGGTGCAGTCTCTTCAGAATGCATCTAGTATTAAATCACTGGAAACTAATCCATCTATTAATGCTCACGTATCCAGGATAATGGAGGGTGAACCCGTTAATGTTAACGAGTTTCAAGAATTGGCTAGGCAAGCTCTTCCAAAAATGTATTATGACTACTATTCTGGGGGAGCCGAGGATCAATACACCCTAAAAGAGAATGTGGAAGCATTTCGCAGAATAACGTATGCTGCTGCTAAGTCGGTGATTTTTGCTGTAAACTGGCTACAATAATTTCCTGATCATTTCCACTGCTTCTCAGGTTCCGGCCTAGAATTCTTGTAGATGTAAGCAGAATAAATTTGTCAACTACTGTACTGGGTTACAAAATCTCAGCGCCAATCATGGTAGCTCCATCTGCTATGCATAAGTTGGCACATCCAGAAGGTCCAAATCTTCTTGGAAGAGTTCTCAGTCTCAGTTGAAATTTATTTGGATTCTTATTTACTTGCTCGTTGTGATTATTCTAGGAGAGACCGCCACAGCCAGAGCAGCAGCTGCGTCTAATACTATAATGgtattgatttttaaatatgGAGCTATTTTTCTTACTAAGTTTCGTgaattttaagttatttttcaTTGCAGGTTTTGTCCTCCATGTCTTCCTGCACTATCGAGGAGGTTGCTTCCAGCTGCAATGCCATTCGGTTTTTTCAATTATATGTATTCAATCCTTCTTTAGCTCTTataatttcattaatgaaatGTATATTTCTTTAGCAGCAACACTTTCTTTTGGTTGCCTTCTTTGTCTTTGTATTGGTGATCCTGCTGTTAGCAAGTCACACTGTAATCTGATATTCGTCTGGGAATAGGTATATAAGAACCGAGATGTAGCAACTCAGCTAGTTCAGAGTGCTGAAAGAAATGGATACAAGGCTATTGTGCTGACAGTTGATGCTCCCATGCTTGGTCGAAGGGAGGCAGACATAAAGAACAAGTAGATattatctcctttttttttccaacactAATCATTATATTCCCTTCACAGTTGGGTATAAAGTTCTCCATGTAATGGTATTTATGTTCCTTTCATGCTAACAGAATAGGCTTGATCTCAAATCTTATTTGAAATATGACTGTAATAAGTTCTGCAGAATGATTCTACCGCCGTTAAAGAATATTGAAGGCCTTGTATCAACTGAAGTGA contains:
- the LOC126724841 gene encoding peroxisomal (S)-2-hydroxyacid oxidase GLO4-like isoform X10; protein product: MVLILLMIMEGEPVNVNEFQELARQALPKMYYDYYSGGAEDQYTLKENVEAFRRITFRPRILVDVSRINLSTTVLGYKISAPIMVAPSAMHKLAHPEGETATARAAAASNTIMVLSSMSSCTIEEVASSCNAIRFFQLYVYKNRDVATQLVQSAERNGYKAIVLTVDAPMLGRREADIKNKMILPPLKNIEGLVSTEVNNRVGALDASLCWRDIGWLRSITNLPILIKGILTREDAIKATEVGVAGIVVSNHGARQLDYTPSTITVLEEVVHAVGGKVPVFLDGGVRRGTDVFKALALGAQAVLIGRPVVYGLAAKGEYGVRKVIHMLKDELELTMALSGCPSVKDITRSHVRTEHEKIHSML